The window AGGGTCTTTGAGGCGTTCAACGGACCTCCGCCGGTCATGATATAGATCTCTTCAAACACTTTCATCGCGGCAATGGAGGACATTACTGCGACAAGCAGAATGGAAGGCTTCATCATGGGAATCGTCACGTACCAATGCTTTCTCCAGCCGTCAGCACCGTCCATCTTAGCCGCCTCGTACAGTTCCTTCGAAATGCTCTGCAAACCTGCCAGATAAATGACCATGTAATATCCAAGCCCTTTCCAGACGGTCACAGCCATAACGGAGAATATCGCCAAATTTTCACTGGTCAGCCACTCGACAGGAGAGTCGATCACTCCCAGCGCCTGTAACCAAAAATTCAGCACCCCTTTTTCCGCAAACACCCATTTCCAAGCCAACCCGGCAACGACCATCGATGTGACCACCGGAACATAATAGGCGGTTCGGAACCAACCAATTCCCTTCAGTTTCCGGTTCACGACGATGGCCAAAATCAGCGGCAGCACCACTAACGCCGGCACAACTACAAAAAGATACAGAAAGGTGTTTCTCAAAGTGAGCCAAAAAGTGCCATCTTTCCATAACTTTTCGTAATTCTCCGTCCCCACATATTGGGGCGGATTGATGATGTTGTAGTCGGTAAAACTCAGACGAAAAGCTTCCAGAGCCGGATAAAACACAAACGCCGACAACAGGATCATCGCAGGGAGCAAAAACATATACGGGGTTAAGGGATGATGTTTCATTCATTTCTCATCTCCATGCCGGCAATCCTCAAGGTTTCCACACTAACAAAACCTGGATAGTGAAGAACGCGGACCACTTAAGGCTTTGCCAATATCTCGTTCCACTTCTTCTCCGCATCCGCCAATGCTTTATCAACCGATTTTTTGCCCAGTAATGCCGATTGCATCGCTTCGTTCATTGCCTTCTTCAGATCGTCGTAACCCTTTAAGGGCGGTACCAACACCTCTGACTTGGGCAATTGAGATGCGCTGATGATTCGGGCTTCGTCGATCGGTTCCGCGTTATCGGGCAATTTAGTAAAATACGGATCTTCCGCAGCCTTTTTCACGGAAGGCAGGATCGCCGTCAATTTGCAAAATTTCAGTTGGTTTTCCGCATTGGTTATGAACAGGGCGAAATCTACCGCTTCCTTCTGATGTTTGCTCTGCTTCGGCACTACCAGATTCATGACCGCGACGTTCATTTTTCCGGAATCACCGGTTATTTGAGGACCGGAAGCCGTCACCTCCGCAATCTTCGGTGCGTTTTCCTTGACGATTTTCAAAAACTGTGGACCAGATGGAAGAATGGCAATCTCCCCTGCCTGGTACATATCAATGGCTTTGCCATGCCCTTCGGTGATGCTGTTTTTGGGAATCAGGCCTCTCTTGTAGAGATCCACCCAATACTGAAAGGCTTTTTTTCCAGCCGGTGTGTTAAATGCGGCTTTTTTCCCGTCGTCAGTAGTGAGATCCACCCCCATCTGCACCAAATACTCCATAAAATGAGATTCATCCATTGCCGGCATGAACGCATATTTTCCGGTCTTTTCCTTGATTTTCTCCGCCACTTCGGCCAGTTCCTCAAAATTTGTCGGCGGTTTATCCGGATCCAAACCCGCTTCCTTGAACATCTCCCGGTTATACATTGTCACTTGGGTAGATAAATACCAAGGAATTCCAAAGGTTTTCCCATCGAAGGAATTGGCCTTCCATACCCCTTCGAAGTATTTGGCCCTTTCTTCGGAAGGAACAGCCTCATCCATGTTGACAAGGGCATCCAGTTCCGCCAGCTTGGCGGCAAACTGGGGATTTAGATTGGCAACATCCGGCGCTTTGTTGGCTGTCACCGCAGACAACATTTTTTGCTCCATGCTTTCCCAGGGAACATCGACCCATTTTACCTTGACGTTGGGATGCTGCTTTTCGTAATCGGCAATCACACCCTTGATGTACTCATCAAATGTGGGGGAAAGCTGCATTGTCCAAAATTCGATCGTCACCTGATCGCCTTCGGTTGCCCCGGAAGAACACGCAGTCGAGAAAAACAGCACCAATAAAGACAGACAGCTGAAGACCCATTTGCGAACTCTCATGTCCATTTCCCTCCCAAATCATGGTTTTGGATGCACTCCCAAGCGCATTTCGCACTCCCGACCACCCCGGCCCGATTGCCCAGTTCCGCCCAAATCAACCGTATTGGAACCGGACTTTTCCCACATTGCTGATCCAACCGTCTCTTCACTTCCGGATGACGGAGGGACTCCGACACACCTCCGCCCAACACAATTGCTTCCGGGTCATAAGCATGCTGAATGTTATGCAAAGCAACTTTCAGATCCTCCAGATAACCCTCTATAACTTCCTGCACTCTCGGGTCCCCACGGCAAAAATCATCAAACACTTCCTTCCCATGACGATACTCCCGTCCCGTTTCTCTGCGGGCTCGTCGGATGAGGGCCGGACCGGAAAGGTACTGCTCCAGACACCCTCTGAGACCGCAATTACACACTTCTCCTCCGGGGACCAGTACCACGTGGCCCCATTCAGCGGCGCTCCAGCAAGCCCCGCGCACCAGTTCCCCCCGGTGAACGAAAGCACCGCCCACCCCGGTTCCAATGGTCAGCATCACAAAAGTTGTTAGATTTTCTGCCGCCCCCTTCCATCTTTCTCCCTGTGCCGCCATGTGGACATCGTTGTCCACCGTCACGGGAAGCCCGGTCCGCTCTTCCACAATGTTCTTCAAGCGAAGTCCCTGCCACCCAGGCAAATTGGACGTGGCAAATTCCACCTTGCCTTCAAGCACGTTGATCCGTCCGGCACTGCCGATCCCAATCCCGTAGATCGGACGGCCCCGCCTCAACTGATTGATCAGGCGGAACAAGTTCTCCAAAATCCGCTCCCGTCCTTGCAGGGCTTCAGTGGGAATCGATTGCTCGCACACCATTTCCCCCCGGCGGTCCACCACCGCTCCCTTGATCTCCGTCCCGCCAATGTCCAACCCGATCACATACACTGCACGTTTCCCACCTCAATAAATTTTGTCCACCACCGCTTTCGCCGTCTTTTCCTTGTAGTAAAGCGCCCGTTCTTTCGAACGGATCGCAATGCCGGTGAACAAAAGATCGATCACGTGAAGCTGGGCAATTTTTGCAGCAAGGGATCCTCCCTGCAGAGGGCTTTCCCTTCCGCCGGTCAACAGCACCACATCGGCAATCTGAGAAACCGGGGATCGGGCAAAATGCGTGATGGCCACGGTACGGGCGCCGCTTTCCCGCGCAATTCTCAAGACGTCAACGGTATCCTTGGTGCTTCCTGACACAGTGATCCCCACCGCCACATCCTCTGAGGTAAGGGTGGCAGCAGCCATGGCTTGGAGGTGGGAATCAGTAAATGCCTCCGCAGGAAAACCGATCCGGAGGAACCGGTTCAACGCGTCCTGTGCTGTGATCCCGGAGGTCCCCACTCCATAGAAGTGAACTTTACGGGCCTGGAGCATCATGTCGATCGCCTTCGCCAACTGATCACGATCGATCAACGCCATGGTGTCCTGCAATGCCTTCTGGTTGGCCATGGTAATCTTCTGCACCATCACCTGGAGTTCGTCGTTTTCGTCAATATCTTCGTGTAGGCTGGCGACGGAATTCACTTGATCCGCAGCCACTGCCAGCTTGAATTCGTGGTATCCCTTGAAACCCAGCTTCCGGCAAAAGCGGAGCACGGTCGTTTCCCCCACCCCGGCTTCTTCCGCCAGATCGGTGATGGAATGGTAGATTACTTGGTCGAACTGTTCCATCACCCGGGATGCCACTTTTTTCTCCGCCTTGGTGAAGGCATTCCAGTTGCTGGATATTTTTAATTCAATGTCACTTGTCTTTCCGGTGACACTCATCAACACACTCTCCTTTCAATGCCTCCACAAAACGACGGGTCAACACATGAGGACGTGTAATCGCGGTTCCCACCACCACGGCGTGGGCACCCAACTCAATCGCTCTTCTCGCTTCTTGCGGAGTGGCAATTCGACCCTCGGCGATGACCGGAATGGACAATCGTTCGGACAAATTGCGAATCAGCTCAAAATCGGGACCGGCTGCACGGCGGCTATACGGTGTGTATCCTGACAAGGTTGTGGACACCAAGTCAAATCCAGCTTCTTCAGCGGCCACTCCCTCCTCCACAGTGGATACATCCGCCATGGCCAAACACTCGCTGTTTTCTCGGATCCGGCGAAGAAGTTCCCTGAGTGTCACCCCCTTCGGACGATGCCGGAGCGTAGCATCCATGGCGATAACATCCGCTCCTGCTTCCAAACATTCCTGAACCTCCTTCTCCGTTGGAGTGATGTAGACTTCGCTGTCAGGATAGACCCGCTTCACAATCCCGATGACCGGCAACCCTGT of the Planifilum fulgidum genome contains:
- a CDS encoding N-acetylmannosamine-6-phosphate 2-epimerase — its product is MDKETLLSRLRGKLIVSCQALEDEPLHGTAIMTAMARAAKIGGASAIRANGREDVQAIRQVTGLPVIGIVKRVYPDSEVYITPTEKEVQECLEAGADVIAMDATLRHRPKGVTLRELLRRIRENSECLAMADVSTVEEGVAAEEAGFDLVSTTLSGYTPYSRRAAGPDFELIRNLSERLSIPVIAEGRIATPQEARRAIELGAHAVVVGTAITRPHVLTRRFVEALKGECVDECHRKDK
- a CDS encoding ROK family protein, which gives rise to MYVIGLDIGGTEIKGAVVDRRGEMVCEQSIPTEALQGRERILENLFRLINQLRRGRPIYGIGIGSAGRINVLEGKVEFATSNLPGWQGLRLKNIVEERTGLPVTVDNDVHMAAQGERWKGAAENLTTFVMLTIGTGVGGAFVHRGELVRGACWSAAEWGHVVLVPGGEVCNCGLRGCLEQYLSGPALIRRARRETGREYRHGKEVFDDFCRGDPRVQEVIEGYLEDLKVALHNIQHAYDPEAIVLGGGVSESLRHPEVKRRLDQQCGKSPVPIRLIWAELGNRAGVVGSAKCAWECIQNHDLGGKWT
- a CDS encoding MurR/RpiR family transcriptional regulator, with the protein product MSVTGKTSDIELKISSNWNAFTKAEKKVASRVMEQFDQVIYHSITDLAEEAGVGETTVLRFCRKLGFKGYHEFKLAVAADQVNSVASLHEDIDENDELQVMVQKITMANQKALQDTMALIDRDQLAKAIDMMLQARKVHFYGVGTSGITAQDALNRFLRIGFPAEAFTDSHLQAMAAATLTSEDVAVGITVSGSTKDTVDVLRIARESGARTVAITHFARSPVSQIADVVLLTGGRESPLQGGSLAAKIAQLHVIDLLFTGIAIRSKERALYYKEKTAKAVVDKIY
- a CDS encoding ABC transporter substrate-binding protein; translation: MRVRKWVFSCLSLLVLFFSTACSSGATEGDQVTIEFWTMQLSPTFDEYIKGVIADYEKQHPNVKVKWVDVPWESMEQKMLSAVTANKAPDVANLNPQFAAKLAELDALVNMDEAVPSEERAKYFEGVWKANSFDGKTFGIPWYLSTQVTMYNREMFKEAGLDPDKPPTNFEELAEVAEKIKEKTGKYAFMPAMDESHFMEYLVQMGVDLTTDDGKKAAFNTPAGKKAFQYWVDLYKRGLIPKNSITEGHGKAIDMYQAGEIAILPSGPQFLKIVKENAPKIAEVTASGPQITGDSGKMNVAVMNLVVPKQSKHQKEAVDFALFITNAENQLKFCKLTAILPSVKKAAEDPYFTKLPDNAEPIDEARIISASQLPKSEVLVPPLKGYDDLKKAMNEAMQSALLGKKSVDKALADAEKKWNEILAKP
- a CDS encoding carbohydrate ABC transporter permease produces the protein MKHHPLTPYMFLLPAMILLSAFVFYPALEAFRLSFTDYNIINPPQYVGTENYEKLWKDGTFWLTLRNTFLYLFVVVPALVVLPLILAIVVNRKLKGIGWFRTAYYVPVVTSMVVAGLAWKWVFAEKGVLNFWLQALGVIDSPVEWLTSENLAIFSVMAVTVWKGLGYYMVIYLAGLQSISKELYEAAKMDGADGWRKHWYVTIPMMKPSILLVAVMSSIAAMKVFEEIYIMTGGGPLNASKTLVFYIYERAFDSLDMGYASAIGCVLFVIVLVLSILQIKIAERREMHV